In Salana multivorans, a single genomic region encodes these proteins:
- a CDS encoding ABC transporter substrate-binding protein: protein MSRKSAKRRNRLIAGGVVAAVVIGGAAFAIANMGGKDDGGGAAAAEDITPSERGFLEPPIFADRVEAGELPPIDERMVPDPLVVGPGTYLQEEYLDWQNGRYGGEIQFSALASSGFVNIVGSTILRSPGQTTEASVPNVVSEFEHNDDYSAYTMSFREGLRWSDGEPVTTEDVRFTLEDLYGNPDANRPAPSWLYTQGNPAKPLAQLEIKDERTFTLTFAEPYGQFVADLNSWIPSYAELVKPAHYLKQFHADYADAATLDALVKENDRNDWQSLLDYKDVPHWDVGEPRGMGLPTLNPWILVESGENLTVFERNPYFWQVDSDGHQLPYIDRVVVNRVVDSDARTNAILAGQVTLASGGEVSLNNMPIYKQNAERAGLTVFTTGSFNNPLQLFLNRDYEWDVEGSQWQAVMNDPDLRFQKAIAASIDDKAVNDAVYFGLYEDLDPSWRTYDPEQAATLFDELGMTAGANGQRTFPDGSPFVLTLTYTGGQSDFNPVAELLREQLGAVGINVQLEAVDDTLWGQRKDANQVMASIMGNDGPGWPSGISEDYLPAHKGPWAPEQYQYFLSNGERGREPDAALQEFFQLHTSRKEVPPQSEEGVKRWEALETWFKENYAFIPITGAQVTPTVADQRLQNLPKEGSPVNLDVYIGSPGLWFADADESAAE from the coding sequence ATGAGTCGGAAGAGTGCGAAGCGCCGCAATCGGCTGATTGCCGGTGGTGTGGTCGCAGCAGTGGTGATCGGCGGAGCAGCCTTCGCCATCGCGAACATGGGCGGCAAGGACGACGGGGGAGGTGCCGCGGCCGCGGAGGACATCACGCCATCGGAGCGTGGCTTCCTCGAGCCGCCGATCTTCGCCGATCGCGTCGAGGCGGGCGAGCTGCCGCCGATCGACGAGCGGATGGTCCCGGACCCGCTGGTGGTCGGTCCGGGGACCTACCTCCAGGAGGAGTACCTCGACTGGCAGAACGGTCGCTACGGCGGTGAGATCCAGTTCTCGGCGCTCGCCTCCAGCGGCTTCGTCAACATCGTCGGCAGCACGATCCTGCGCTCGCCCGGCCAGACCACCGAGGCGAGCGTCCCGAACGTCGTGAGCGAGTTCGAGCACAACGACGACTACTCGGCCTACACGATGTCCTTCCGTGAGGGCCTGCGGTGGTCCGACGGCGAGCCCGTCACGACCGAGGACGTCCGGTTCACGCTCGAGGACCTCTACGGGAACCCGGACGCGAACCGCCCGGCCCCGAGCTGGCTCTACACGCAGGGCAACCCGGCCAAGCCGCTCGCCCAGCTCGAGATCAAGGACGAGCGCACGTTCACGCTGACGTTCGCCGAGCCGTACGGCCAGTTCGTCGCCGACCTCAACTCGTGGATCCCGAGCTACGCCGAGCTGGTCAAGCCGGCGCACTACCTCAAGCAGTTCCACGCCGACTACGCGGACGCGGCGACGCTCGACGCGCTGGTCAAGGAGAACGACCGCAACGACTGGCAGTCGCTGCTCGACTACAAGGACGTCCCGCACTGGGACGTCGGCGAGCCGCGCGGCATGGGCCTGCCGACCCTGAACCCGTGGATCCTCGTCGAGTCCGGCGAGAACCTCACGGTGTTCGAGCGCAACCCGTACTTCTGGCAGGTCGACTCCGACGGGCACCAGCTCCCGTACATCGACCGCGTCGTCGTCAACCGGGTCGTCGACTCGGACGCGCGGACCAACGCGATCCTCGCGGGCCAGGTCACGCTCGCCTCCGGTGGCGAGGTCTCGCTCAACAACATGCCGATCTACAAGCAGAACGCCGAGCGGGCCGGGCTGACCGTCTTCACGACGGGCTCGTTCAACAACCCGCTGCAGCTCTTCCTCAACCGCGACTACGAGTGGGACGTCGAGGGCAGCCAGTGGCAGGCCGTGATGAACGACCCGGACCTGCGGTTCCAGAAGGCGATCGCCGCGTCGATCGACGACAAGGCGGTCAACGACGCGGTCTACTTCGGTCTCTACGAGGACCTCGACCCGTCGTGGCGCACCTACGACCCCGAGCAGGCGGCGACGCTGTTCGACGAGCTCGGCATGACGGCCGGTGCGAACGGCCAGCGGACCTTCCCGGACGGCAGCCCGTTCGTGCTGACGCTGACCTACACGGGTGGCCAGTCCGACTTCAACCCCGTCGCGGAGCTCCTGCGCGAGCAGCTCGGCGCCGTCGGCATCAACGTCCAGCTCGAGGCGGTCGACGACACCCTGTGGGGTCAGCGCAAGGACGCCAACCAGGTGATGGCCTCGATCATGGGCAACGACGGTCCCGGCTGGCCGTCCGGCATCTCCGAGGACTACCTGCCGGCGCACAAGGGCCCGTGGGCGCCCGAGCAGTACCAGTACTTCCTGTCCAACGGCGAGCGTGGCCGCGAGCCCGACGCCGCGCTGCAGGAGTTCTTCCAGCTCCACACCTCGCGCAAGGAGGTCCCCCCGCAGTCCGAGGAGGGCGTCAAGCGCTGGGAGGCCCTCGAGACCTGGTTCAAGGAGAACTACGCCTTCATCCCGATCACGGGTGCCCAGGTCACGCCGACGGTCGCCGACCAGCGGCTGCAGAACCTCCCGAAGGAGGGGTCGCCGGTCAACCTCGACGTCTACATCGGCTCGCCGGGTCTCTGGTTCGCCGACGCCGACGAGAGCGCCGCCGAGTAG
- a CDS encoding LacI family DNA-binding transcriptional regulator yields the protein MAQVARLAEVSIATVSFVVNDDPKAKTLTQATRDRVLEAVRMLDYRPNLQARGLRTQRSHSIAVLTDHLTAVPFANSTIRGVQERAWAGGYLVTTMTTDDNAELAAHAVEMVLARQFDAVIVTTAYTHEVTVPSEFAAMPLVLLNCFSGDGYRTVLPGERAGARSAAKVLIDAGHTRIGFINGLRTTWAAGERRLGYRDALREAGLEYDRTLVRSGTYETDSGYRHAMALLDRADPPTAIMCASDRMAVGAYYAAYQRGLRIPEDLSVVGYDNHTEFSEHAVPAMTTVSLPYYEMGLAAVDLLLAPERAGKGGAAAGAGGTAGAATGAAGGTRVVASTTSGATGSHVTEIACEPVIRQSVAAPSSRPRARVQHPVGSPIDAPAPRERVPLEVTS from the coding sequence ATGGCACAGGTCGCTCGGCTCGCGGAGGTCTCGATCGCGACGGTCTCGTTCGTGGTGAACGACGACCCCAAGGCGAAGACACTGACGCAGGCGACCCGCGACCGGGTCCTCGAGGCCGTTCGCATGCTCGACTACCGGCCCAACCTGCAGGCCAGGGGTCTGCGCACGCAGCGGTCGCACTCGATCGCCGTGCTCACCGACCACCTCACGGCCGTCCCGTTCGCCAACTCCACGATCCGCGGCGTCCAGGAGCGCGCCTGGGCCGGCGGCTACCTCGTCACGACGATGACGACCGACGACAACGCCGAGCTCGCCGCGCACGCCGTCGAGATGGTGCTGGCGCGCCAGTTCGACGCGGTCATCGTCACGACCGCGTACACGCACGAGGTCACGGTGCCGAGCGAGTTCGCCGCCATGCCGCTCGTCCTGCTCAACTGCTTCTCGGGCGACGGCTACCGCACGGTCCTGCCGGGCGAGCGAGCCGGCGCCCGCAGTGCCGCCAAGGTCCTGATCGACGCCGGTCACACCCGGATCGGCTTCATCAACGGTCTGCGCACGACCTGGGCCGCGGGCGAGCGCCGGCTCGGCTACCGCGACGCCCTGCGCGAGGCGGGCCTGGAGTACGACCGCACCCTCGTGCGCTCCGGCACCTACGAGACCGACAGCGGCTACCGCCACGCCATGGCGCTGCTGGACCGCGCCGACCCGCCGACGGCGATCATGTGCGCCAGCGACCGGATGGCCGTCGGCGCCTACTACGCCGCCTACCAGCGCGGGCTGCGCATCCCGGAGGACCTCTCGGTGGTCGGGTACGACAACCACACCGAGTTCTCGGAGCACGCCGTCCCCGCGATGACGACCGTCAGCCTGCCGTACTACGAGATGGGGCTGGCCGCGGTCGACCTCCTCCTCGCCCCCGAGCGCGCGGGGAAGGGCGGAGCCGCGGCCGGCGCAGGCGGGACGGCCGGGGCCGCGACCGGTGCCGCGGGTGGCACGCGGGTCGTCGCGAGCACGACGAGCGGGGCGACCGGCTCCCACGTGACCGAGATCGCCTGCGAGCCCGTCATCCGTCAGTCCGTCGCCGCGCCCAGCAGCCGGCCCCGAGCTCGCGTCCAGCACCCGGTCGGGTCACCGATCGACGCCCCAGCACCACGCGAACGAGTCCCCCTGGAGGTCACGTCATGA
- a CDS encoding ABC transporter ATP-binding protein: MSLLDVKDLRTYFFVDEGVVKAVDGVDLTIGERETVGVIGESGCGKSTMAHSLLRLIQDPGDIVDGTAVVRLKDGTRRDVFALEPDSDELRDIRGNEVAMIFQEPMASFSPVHTIGSQIGEMLQQHTDLDDDEIEERVVDLMRRVGISNPEQRFDQYPHEFSGGMRQRAMIAMALACGPALLIADEPTTALDVTIQAQILQLLKDLQAEEHMSVLYITHNLGVVAEHVDRVYVMYLGRVVESAPTKELFANPRHPYTQKLLRSVPKPGHPVDRLEIIEGSVPIPIGLRPQCGFYSRCQQAIEGVCDVAVPAMTTVTDDEGAQHAVRCFLYSDAVEEESEWSNV; this comes from the coding sequence ATGAGCCTGCTCGACGTGAAGGATCTGCGCACCTACTTCTTCGTCGACGAGGGGGTGGTCAAGGCCGTCGACGGGGTCGACCTGACGATCGGCGAGCGCGAGACCGTCGGCGTCATCGGCGAGTCGGGGTGCGGGAAGTCGACGATGGCCCACTCGCTCCTGCGGCTCATCCAGGATCCGGGCGACATCGTCGACGGCACCGCCGTCGTCCGGCTCAAGGACGGGACGCGGCGGGACGTCTTCGCGCTCGAGCCGGACTCGGACGAGCTGCGCGACATCCGCGGCAACGAGGTCGCGATGATCTTCCAGGAGCCGATGGCGAGCTTCTCCCCCGTCCACACGATCGGGTCGCAGATCGGCGAGATGCTGCAGCAGCACACCGACCTGGACGACGACGAGATCGAGGAGCGCGTCGTCGACCTCATGCGCCGCGTCGGGATCTCCAACCCCGAGCAGCGGTTCGACCAGTACCCGCACGAGTTCTCCGGCGGCATGCGCCAGCGCGCCATGATCGCGATGGCGCTCGCCTGCGGGCCGGCCCTGCTCATCGCCGACGAGCCGACGACGGCGCTGGACGTGACGATCCAGGCGCAGATCCTCCAGCTCCTCAAGGACCTCCAGGCCGAGGAGCACATGTCGGTCCTCTACATCACGCACAACCTCGGCGTGGTGGCCGAGCACGTCGACCGGGTCTACGTCATGTACCTCGGCCGGGTCGTGGAGTCGGCCCCGACCAAGGAGCTGTTCGCGAACCCGCGGCACCCGTACACGCAGAAGCTCCTGCGCTCGGTGCCCAAGCCCGGCCACCCCGTCGACCGGCTCGAGATCATCGAGGGCTCGGTCCCCATCCCGATCGGGCTGCGGCCGCAGTGCGGCTTCTACAGCCGCTGCCAGCAGGCCATCGAGGGTGTGTGCGACGTGGCCGTCCCGGCCATGACGACCGTGACCGACGACGAGGGCGCCCAGCACGCCGTCCGGTGCTTCCTGTACTCGGACGCCGTCGAGGAAGAGAGCGAGTGGAGCAATGTCTGA
- a CDS encoding ABC transporter ATP-binding protein — protein MSESRTSTATVEDLVDEIAQDLVLAVQHVSKDFPIRGGMWGGSRGVVHAVDDVTLTLRKGETLGIVGESGSGKTTLGRVIVRAIEPTTGTVLIRDDRGELVDVTAASPGDLKRARRSFHMIFQDPYSSLNPRMTVEEIVGEPLVNNLGLRGPELRARVLETLELVGLGERHLTRYPNAFSGGQRQRIGIARSLACRPSLIVCDEAVSALDVSIQAQILNLLKDLQRDLDLSYLFITHDLAVVEHLAHRVAVMYVGQVVESAPTTDLFARPRHPYTEALLSAAPVPDEERSRPTIVLKGEVANPASPPSGCYFHPRCPYAQDVCAEKAPVLREVAPGHLAACHFADELELAGPVAPPLDPAEAALLERASSLAAVADVVEDEAVEAVAAEQAVDEARAEREALEERVQEQLWQQGEQ, from the coding sequence ATGTCTGAGTCCCGGACGTCGACCGCGACGGTGGAGGATCTCGTCGACGAGATCGCGCAGGACCTCGTCCTCGCCGTGCAGCACGTGAGCAAGGACTTCCCGATCCGCGGCGGGATGTGGGGCGGGTCGCGCGGCGTCGTGCACGCCGTCGACGACGTGACGCTCACTCTCCGCAAGGGCGAGACGCTCGGGATCGTCGGTGAGTCGGGCTCGGGCAAGACGACCCTCGGGCGGGTCATCGTCCGGGCGATCGAGCCGACGACGGGCACCGTCCTGATCCGCGACGACCGCGGCGAGCTCGTCGACGTGACGGCCGCGAGCCCCGGCGACCTCAAGCGCGCGCGCCGCAGCTTCCACATGATCTTCCAGGACCCGTACTCCTCGCTGAACCCGCGGATGACGGTCGAGGAGATCGTCGGCGAGCCGCTGGTCAACAACCTCGGCCTGCGCGGGCCGGAGCTGCGCGCCCGGGTGCTGGAGACGCTGGAGCTGGTCGGGCTCGGCGAGCGCCACCTCACCCGCTACCCGAACGCGTTCTCCGGCGGACAGCGCCAGCGGATCGGGATCGCCCGCTCGCTCGCCTGCCGGCCCAGCCTCATCGTGTGCGACGAGGCCGTCTCCGCGCTCGACGTGAGCATCCAGGCGCAGATCCTCAACCTGCTCAAGGACCTGCAGCGCGACCTCGACCTGTCCTACCTGTTCATCACGCACGACCTCGCGGTCGTCGAGCACCTCGCGCACCGCGTCGCGGTCATGTACGTGGGGCAGGTCGTGGAGTCGGCGCCGACGACGGACCTGTTCGCGCGGCCGCGCCACCCGTACACGGAGGCCCTGCTCTCGGCGGCGCCCGTCCCCGACGAGGAGCGGTCGCGTCCGACGATCGTGCTCAAGGGCGAGGTGGCCAACCCGGCGTCGCCGCCGTCCGGCTGCTACTTCCACCCGCGCTGCCCGTACGCCCAGGACGTCTGCGCGGAGAAGGCGCCGGTGCTGCGCGAGGTCGCGCCGGGGCACCTCGCCGCGTGCCACTTCGCCGACGAGCTGGAGCTCGCCGGCCCCGTCGCACCGCCGCTCGATCCCGCCGAGGCCGCGCTGCTCGAGCGGGCGTCCTCGCTGGCGGCCGTTGCCGACGTCGTCGAGGACGAGGCGGTCGAGGCCGTGGCCGCCGAGCAGGCGGTCGACGAGGCCCGCGCCGAGCGCGAGGCGCTCGAGGAGCGGGTGCAGGAGCAGCTCTGGCAGCAGGGGGAGCAGTAG
- a CDS encoding ADP-ribosylglycohydrolase family protein has protein sequence MHDVMDPCDTVPDELDQLLTSGYDVPPPLRDAVRSAAAAGDRAGLLALLPDLGRVPRRADWPYREPEELDDILAAMPGATGAGAPGASGGNASVASGGNVPGATGAGRGLDRGRLRSRIHGAWLARSAGCCLGKPVEGMTTADIRAYLRAADAWPLTDYVPLLDPTPVPWQNPWWTVATRGRVHGMPRDDDMDYTILALHLVETRGRAFTRDDVADAWLTLLPFLQVCTAERVTYRNLVSGLPVAQAGTRDNPYREWIGALIRADLFGYVNPGDPLGAVRMAYADASLSHTANGVYGELWAAALIAGAFVADDTRDAVLRSRAWVPAGSRLDAALGETIRLHASGATWDEAMAWLDAAFADHSWVHTLGNVVAIAAGLLWGEDDVARSLGLTVQAGLDTDSSAATVGSVLGALHGVEALPAHLVDPLEDRISSAVHGYDGSRISDLAERTLALVPE, from the coding sequence GTGCACGACGTGATGGACCCGTGCGACACGGTCCCCGACGAGCTCGACCAGCTCCTCACCTCCGGGTACGACGTTCCGCCGCCGCTGCGCGATGCCGTGCGCTCCGCCGCGGCGGCCGGGGACCGGGCGGGGCTCCTGGCGCTGCTGCCCGACCTCGGGCGCGTCCCGCGCCGGGCCGACTGGCCCTACCGCGAGCCCGAGGAGCTCGACGACATCCTCGCGGCCATGCCCGGCGCGACGGGTGCGGGTGCGCCCGGGGCGTCGGGCGGGAACGCGTCCGTCGCGTCGGGCGGAAACGTGCCCGGGGCGACGGGTGCGGGTCGCGGCCTCGACCGCGGACGCCTGCGGTCCCGGATCCACGGGGCGTGGCTGGCGCGGTCGGCTGGGTGCTGCCTCGGCAAGCCCGTCGAGGGCATGACGACGGCGGACATCCGCGCCTACCTGCGCGCCGCCGACGCCTGGCCGCTGACCGACTACGTCCCCCTGCTGGACCCCACCCCCGTCCCGTGGCAGAACCCGTGGTGGACCGTCGCGACGCGCGGCCGGGTGCACGGGATGCCCCGCGACGACGACATGGACTACACGATCCTCGCGCTGCACCTCGTGGAGACGAGGGGGCGCGCGTTCACCCGGGACGACGTGGCGGACGCGTGGCTCACGCTGCTCCCGTTCCTCCAGGTCTGCACGGCCGAGCGGGTCACGTACCGCAACCTGGTCTCCGGGCTGCCGGTGGCGCAGGCCGGGACCCGCGACAACCCCTATCGGGAGTGGATCGGGGCCCTCATCCGCGCCGACCTGTTCGGGTACGTCAACCCGGGCGACCCGCTCGGTGCCGTCCGGATGGCCTACGCCGACGCGTCGCTGTCCCACACCGCGAACGGGGTCTACGGCGAGCTGTGGGCGGCCGCCCTCATCGCCGGCGCGTTCGTCGCCGACGACACGCGCGACGCCGTGCTCCGCTCGCGCGCCTGGGTGCCGGCGGGGTCGCGGCTGGACGCCGCCCTCGGCGAGACGATCCGGCTCCACGCGTCGGGCGCCACGTGGGACGAGGCGATGGCCTGGCTCGACGCGGCGTTCGCCGACCACTCGTGGGTGCACACGCTCGGCAACGTCGTGGCGATCGCGGCCGGACTGCTGTGGGGCGAGGACGACGTGGCGCGCAGCCTCGGGCTCACCGTCCAGGCGGGGCTCGACACCGACTCCTCGGCCGCGACCGTCGGCTCGGTGCTCGGGGCCCTGCACGGGGTCGAGGCGCTGCCGGCGCACCTGGTCGACCCGCTGGAGGACCGGATCTCCAGCGCCGTGCACGGCTACGACGGGTCGCGGATCTCCGACCTCGCCGAGCGCACGCTCGCCCTGGTCCCCGAGTAG
- a CDS encoding AAA family ATPase, translated as MRILGLEIEGFGPYRERQTIDFRAFERAGLFAITGRTGAGKSTVLDAVLFALFDAVPRYEGAERSVRSDFARPEDPTRVRLDFEVRGERYRVTRTPAYLRPKRRGTGTTEEKATALLEVWEPRGSVGPGPGPAAEGPVGEGSAGGSIGDGGGRAADRGTWRALDVQPREVGPRVSAILGLDAAQFRQVILLAQARFAEFLHTDTKTRRGVLRTLFDTGRYEHLERTVRDLARAAEREVADVDRALAALLDQAVELAATPELVGAGVGVAGASPDGAGQLGGAGSFDGAGPSDDAGLFEGTGLLGGPGSLDDAERSGGAEASVGQGPPVRGEEETWFRVHAEALAGLAERARTVEEAAEAAARRAASTWERARGEEAARERRRLAEAHLAGLESRRERAEEDRARLAAARRAAPIDTAAASLRRAESAASAARTVAEAAARAVADLDGGRALPPSFAALAGDADHLAAASAADLREVAAQLAAVSGELRTALAAETELPGLVGAVGTAETELRRSVDRRVELAERRAAAPAETARLLAVLTEHEGVAAGIEERIGAHASARDRVAAHAEVERLTVALAAARTAEAEASASALAARARHDALLRARLQQSAAVLARELAADEPCPVCGSVEHPAPAVASSDDVTDEAVDAAALAAHEALGALGAATEKAAATATALAGATASAEGTLAEARAELELASAELERARTARVEAVEARAALERHRTQVETDREAMAELDVEITRLTSEHAAAVAEVARVTSLVDAARGEAESVAALARVLGAAREATTALAAAREAEAARSREAEQRRTELTEAVAISGFDSVDEALAAALPRAELENLEVEVAEFDRALAAARGKLDEASAVAVPDEPADLAGLETASRDAAAARADAARAATLAEADRARFEALRAAYAETAAGSRATRERADVVRALAATLEGGGGNTRRIRLESFVLAARLESIVAAANRRLLAMTSGQYALEVDDGHQYRNVESGLGLRVADAHTGVSRSTASLSGGETFLASLALALGLAETVAAEAGGIQLDTLFIDEGFGALDADTLEIAMATLEDLRSGGRVVGLISHVEAMKDDIPAQLRVTRLPDRSSRVEVVAPA; from the coding sequence ATGAGGATCCTCGGGCTCGAGATCGAGGGGTTCGGGCCCTATCGCGAGCGGCAGACGATCGACTTCCGCGCGTTCGAGCGCGCCGGGCTGTTCGCCATCACGGGTCGGACGGGAGCCGGCAAGTCGACCGTGCTCGACGCGGTGCTGTTCGCGCTGTTCGACGCGGTGCCGCGCTACGAGGGCGCCGAGCGGAGCGTGCGGAGCGACTTCGCCCGCCCCGAGGACCCGACGCGGGTCCGGCTCGACTTCGAGGTCCGGGGCGAGCGCTACCGGGTGACCCGGACGCCCGCCTACCTGCGACCGAAGCGACGCGGGACGGGAACGACCGAGGAGAAGGCGACGGCCCTGCTCGAGGTCTGGGAGCCGCGAGGGTCCGTGGGACCGGGACCGGGACCGGCGGCCGAGGGGCCGGTGGGCGAGGGGTCCGCCGGCGGGTCGATCGGTGACGGGGGTGGGCGGGCAGCTGACCGCGGCACCTGGCGCGCGCTCGACGTGCAGCCGCGCGAGGTCGGGCCCCGGGTCAGCGCGATCCTCGGGCTGGACGCCGCCCAGTTCCGCCAGGTGATCCTGCTGGCCCAGGCGCGGTTCGCCGAGTTCCTCCACACCGACACCAAGACGCGGCGCGGCGTGCTGCGGACGCTCTTCGACACCGGCCGGTACGAGCACCTCGAACGAACGGTCCGGGACCTCGCGCGCGCCGCGGAGCGGGAGGTCGCGGACGTCGACCGGGCGCTCGCGGCGCTGCTGGACCAGGCGGTCGAGCTCGCTGCGACGCCGGAGCTGGTCGGGGCCGGGGTCGGCGTGGCCGGTGCGTCGCCCGACGGCGCCGGGCAGCTCGGAGGCGCCGGGTCGTTCGACGGCGCCGGGCCCTCGGACGACGCCGGGCTGTTCGAGGGCACCGGACTGCTCGGTGGTCCCGGCTCGCTCGACGACGCCGAGCGGTCGGGCGGCGCCGAGGCGAGCGTCGGCCAGGGACCGCCCGTCCGGGGCGAGGAGGAGACCTGGTTCCGCGTGCACGCCGAGGCCCTGGCCGGTCTGGCCGAGCGGGCCCGAACCGTCGAGGAGGCGGCCGAGGCCGCGGCCCGGCGGGCCGCGTCGACCTGGGAGCGCGCGCGGGGCGAGGAGGCGGCACGGGAGCGTCGCCGGCTGGCCGAGGCGCACCTGGCGGGGCTCGAGTCGCGTCGCGAGCGGGCCGAGGAGGACCGGGCGCGGCTCGCGGCCGCCCGTCGCGCGGCGCCGATCGACACGGCCGCCGCCAGCCTGCGCCGCGCCGAGTCGGCGGCCTCGGCCGCGCGCACCGTGGCCGAGGCCGCCGCGCGAGCGGTCGCGGACCTCGACGGCGGGCGCGCGCTGCCCCCGTCGTTCGCCGCGCTCGCCGGCGACGCCGACCACCTGGCCGCCGCCTCGGCCGCCGACCTGAGAGAGGTCGCGGCGCAGCTCGCCGCGGTGTCGGGCGAGCTGCGCACGGCGCTCGCGGCCGAGACCGAGCTTCCCGGGCTCGTCGGGGCGGTCGGGACGGCCGAGACGGAGCTGCGGCGCTCCGTCGATCGCCGGGTGGAGCTCGCGGAGCGGCGCGCGGCCGCGCCGGCCGAGACCGCGCGGCTTCTCGCCGTGCTCACCGAGCACGAGGGGGTCGCCGCCGGGATCGAGGAGCGGATCGGCGCACACGCGTCCGCCCGGGACCGGGTCGCGGCGCACGCGGAGGTCGAGCGGCTGACCGTCGCCCTCGCCGCCGCCCGGACCGCGGAGGCCGAGGCCTCGGCCTCCGCCCTCGCCGCGCGGGCCCGGCACGACGCGCTGCTGCGCGCGCGCCTCCAGCAGTCGGCCGCCGTGCTCGCCCGGGAGCTCGCGGCCGACGAGCCGTGCCCGGTCTGCGGGTCGGTCGAGCATCCGGCACCCGCCGTCGCGTCGTCCGACGACGTGACGGACGAGGCGGTCGACGCGGCCGCGCTCGCCGCCCACGAGGCCCTCGGTGCGCTCGGCGCCGCCACGGAGAAGGCCGCCGCCACGGCGACGGCCCTGGCCGGGGCGACCGCGTCGGCGGAGGGCACCCTCGCCGAGGCGAGGGCCGAGCTGGAGCTGGCGAGCGCGGAGCTGGAGCGTGCTCGCACGGCCAGGGTCGAGGCCGTCGAGGCACGTGCGGCGCTCGAGCGGCACCGCACCCAGGTCGAGACCGACCGCGAGGCGATGGCGGAGCTGGACGTCGAGATCACCCGTCTGACGTCCGAGCACGCCGCAGCGGTCGCGGAGGTCGCCCGCGTCACCTCGCTCGTCGACGCCGCCCGCGGTGAGGCCGAGTCGGTCGCGGCGCTCGCTCGCGTCCTCGGGGCCGCGCGGGAGGCGACGACGGCGCTCGCCGCCGCCCGCGAGGCCGAGGCCGCCCGGAGCCGGGAGGCGGAGCAGCGCCGGACGGAGCTGACCGAGGCGGTCGCGATCTCCGGGTTCGACTCGGTGGACGAGGCCCTGGCGGCCGCCCTGCCCCGCGCCGAGCTGGAGAACCTCGAGGTCGAGGTGGCCGAGTTCGACCGCGCGCTGGCGGCGGCCCGGGGCAAGCTGGACGAGGCGAGCGCGGTCGCGGTCCCCGACGAGCCGGCGGACCTGGCGGGGCTCGAGACCGCCAGCCGCGACGCCGCGGCGGCCCGGGCCGACGCGGCCCGGGCGGCGACGCTCGCCGAGGCCGACCGCGCCCGGTTCGAGGCGCTGCGCGCGGCCTACGCGGAGACGGCCGCGGGATCGCGGGCGACGCGGGAGCGGGCCGACGTCGTGCGGGCGCTCGCGGCGACGCTCGAGGGCGGCGGCGGGAACACGCGGCGGATCCGGCTGGAGTCGTTCGTGCTGGCGGCGCGCCTGGAGTCGATCGTGGCCGCGGCCAACCGCCGCCTGCTCGCCATGACGAGCGGTCAGTACGCGCTCGAGGTGGACGACGGGCACCAGTACCGCAACGTCGAGTCGGGGCTCGGGCTGCGGGTCGCCGACGCCCACACGGGCGTCTCCCGCTCGACGGCGTCGCTCTCGGGGGGCGAGACCTTCCTCGCCTCGCTCGCGCTGGCGCTGGGCCTGGCGGAGACCGTCGCGGCCGAGGCCGGCGGCATCCAGCTCGACACGCTGTTCATCGACGAGGGGTTCGGCGCCCTCGACGCCGACACGCTCGAGATCGCGATGGCGACGCTGGAGGATCTGCGCTCGGGCGGGCGCGTCGTCGGGCTCATCTCGCACGTCGAGGCGATGAAGGACGACATCCCGGCTCAGCTCCGCGTCACCCGGCTCCCGGACCGCTCCTCGCGCGTCGAGGTCGTCGCGCCGGCCTGA